From Desulfuribacillus stibiiarsenatis, a single genomic window includes:
- a CDS encoding hydrogenase maturation protease — MAIDCLRTTTESPKVAIIGIGNLLLGDDGVGVHAIQQLEQGHYGVFPNHVDFVDGGTFIFDMLDVFTQYKKIIIIDCLKGGHKPGTVYHVTPKQLGETIRETSSLHEVQILDIVQWMEYLGHNLDVEIVGIEPESIGYSMELSATVQDALTLAVDRVKKILE, encoded by the coding sequence ATGGCAATCGATTGTTTGAGAACAACTACAGAAAGTCCAAAGGTTGCCATTATCGGCATCGGTAACCTCCTTCTCGGAGATGATGGCGTAGGTGTCCATGCGATACAACAATTAGAGCAAGGACATTATGGTGTATTTCCTAATCATGTAGACTTCGTGGATGGTGGGACATTTATCTTTGATATGCTGGATGTGTTCACTCAATACAAGAAAATCATTATTATTGATTGTTTGAAGGGTGGGCATAAACCTGGCACGGTCTATCATGTTACTCCGAAGCAGCTTGGGGAAACAATCCGTGAGACTTCTTCGTTGCATGAAGTGCAGATTCTAGATATTGTACAATGGATGGAGTATCTGGGTCATAACTTAGATGTGGAAATAGTAGGGATTGAGCCAGAGTCGATTGGCTATTCTATGGAACTATCTGCTACGGTGCAAGACGCATTGACCTTAGCTGTTGATAGAGTAAAAAAAATCCTAGAATAA
- a CDS encoding nitroreductase family protein — MYKANNRKSEYPIDPFFLNRWSPRAFSTEPIADETVLTILESAHWAPSCFNEQPCTFIIANTAETRNVFYEFLVDSNRLWADKAPVLIAIISKKNFARNGKVNAWHSFDCGTAWGYLTMEAYRQDLITHCMGGFKKDLAAKLLEIPEDYQVEVIIALGKHADLSVLPAELQEQEVPSGRKALQDVVFTGKWTAR, encoded by the coding sequence ATGTACAAAGCTAACAATCGAAAATCAGAATACCCAATTGACCCTTTCTTCCTGAATCGCTGGTCTCCTCGAGCTTTTAGTACGGAACCTATAGCAGATGAAACAGTCTTGACAATCCTAGAGTCCGCACATTGGGCCCCATCTTGCTTCAACGAACAACCATGTACATTCATTATTGCCAATACTGCCGAAACTAGAAATGTCTTCTATGAATTTTTGGTCGATTCAAATCGCCTGTGGGCAGACAAAGCTCCTGTCTTAATCGCCATTATTTCCAAAAAAAACTTTGCACGAAACGGTAAGGTGAATGCTTGGCATTCCTTTGATTGCGGGACTGCGTGGGGTTATTTAACAATGGAAGCTTATCGCCAAGACTTGATTACCCATTGCATGGGTGGTTTCAAAAAAGACCTAGCAGCAAAGCTGTTAGAAATTCCAGAAGACTATCAAGTAGAAGTCATTATTGCTCTAGGGAAGCATGCAGACCTATCTGTTTTACCAGCGGAGCTACAAGAGCAAGAAGTTCCCTCTGGCAGAAAGGCTTTACAGGATGTGGTATTTACAGGAAAGTGGACTGCACGTTAA
- a CDS encoding GDYXXLXY domain-containing protein has translation MKEKLVRLGYILGIALMLAGLIYFFAANWPEFDRYTKLALSVGIMLLFYSLSLLFSKVFQQHLFLSKLLLFAGSVGFGIGVALIGQIYNSHANSYTLFGIWLIPVLLFAWVTRYQPFYILSLILAHLTIWFYFFPESNTFSYPDSYILKAIMLLILINVGSFLASEKKIIDSPILKGLSFIIGHVLFIWMSMRFFLEEYVWQTNSVYIAVLAGCFYYFLKVRQQNFYITVTGIATTVYLIVKYIEIIIEHFGPMIFVITLLLGALVIYLNVYIVKRLKARQRTLQAETEAMLDEDGSRSVAISKTRQMLSWQNLSTILFTVLSSIVITSSIIFLITDTISAFDDMAVFFFFMGLLLFLVPGVYVSGRNDIIGGTMICIGYIMSSAAVLAAPDRYLVIWAIFIVLGLLKVANHGIRMLLFGLFHIVAGFKLDELLREFDLVCITLIAVNVVIILLTRFKRQWLSDDKVARSLYRNSVFYGLLFFFILTFIEAPYISEWTYYVYNVLFFVGVTALVFWGQQQERSYELRIGLAFWFAFLFYKYYDLVWQLLHKSLALLILGLIFLAVTRWFEQRNSRDVGMVQENSHQDCFWSGKMLTILLIIVVQVAFMGYQVGTSEQALVHGKPVKLELVPLDPRSIMQGDYVILNYTISQLFAENGQQFPDFVMGEEWSHGQTVQIVLTPDEQGVHQFKEMYEGQEIGPMDVVMNGKYQGWRFIYGIENYYVPEGTGGEVERTMKYAYVRVAANGNAIIERLSDQ, from the coding sequence ATGAAAGAGAAATTAGTCCGTTTAGGATATATTCTTGGAATTGCCCTCATGTTAGCAGGTCTTATTTATTTCTTTGCTGCCAATTGGCCGGAGTTTGACAGGTATACGAAGTTAGCGTTAAGTGTAGGTATTATGCTTCTATTCTACTCATTATCATTACTGTTTTCAAAAGTTTTTCAGCAGCATTTGTTTTTAAGTAAGCTGTTACTATTTGCTGGTAGCGTCGGGTTTGGAATTGGTGTGGCTCTCATCGGACAGATTTATAACTCCCATGCAAACAGCTATACTTTATTTGGTATATGGCTTATACCAGTACTGTTATTCGCATGGGTAACACGGTATCAGCCGTTTTATATTTTAAGTCTTATCCTTGCACATTTGACTATATGGTTTTACTTTTTTCCAGAGTCGAACACATTTAGCTATCCTGATTCGTATATTTTGAAAGCGATTATGTTGTTGATTCTGATTAATGTCGGTAGCTTTTTAGCATCAGAAAAGAAAATAATTGATTCTCCAATTTTAAAAGGTCTAAGTTTTATTATTGGTCATGTTCTTTTCATTTGGATGAGCATGCGATTCTTTTTAGAAGAGTATGTATGGCAGACGAATAGCGTATATATTGCTGTACTAGCAGGCTGTTTTTATTATTTCTTAAAAGTTAGACAACAGAACTTCTATATAACGGTTACGGGTATTGCAACCACTGTCTATTTAATTGTGAAGTATATAGAGATTATTATTGAACATTTTGGCCCGATGATTTTTGTCATTACGTTGCTATTGGGCGCATTGGTGATCTATTTGAATGTCTATATTGTAAAGCGACTGAAAGCAAGGCAACGTACATTACAAGCAGAGACAGAAGCCATGCTTGACGAAGATGGGTCAAGAAGTGTCGCTATTTCTAAGACAAGGCAGATGTTATCATGGCAGAATCTATCAACAATTTTATTCACTGTACTGTCCTCTATCGTCATAACGTCGTCTATTATCTTTCTCATCACAGATACAATATCGGCCTTTGATGATATGGCAGTGTTCTTTTTCTTTATGGGGTTATTACTATTTCTCGTGCCAGGCGTGTACGTGAGCGGTCGTAACGACATTATTGGCGGTACGATGATATGTATCGGATATATTATGAGTTCAGCCGCTGTGTTAGCAGCACCGGATCGATACCTGGTGATATGGGCTATATTTATTGTATTAGGCTTATTGAAGGTGGCGAATCACGGAATTCGCATGCTGCTATTCGGACTATTCCATATAGTTGCTGGGTTTAAGTTGGATGAACTGCTACGGGAATTTGACCTTGTTTGTATCACGTTAATTGCAGTCAATGTGGTGATAATTCTTCTAACCCGTTTTAAGAGACAATGGCTAAGCGATGATAAGGTAGCGCGTTCACTGTATAGGAATAGTGTCTTTTACGGATTGCTGTTTTTCTTTATACTAACGTTTATTGAAGCGCCGTACATTTCCGAGTGGACGTACTACGTATATAATGTTTTGTTCTTTGTTGGTGTAACGGCACTAGTTTTCTGGGGGCAGCAGCAAGAGCGTAGCTATGAACTGAGAATAGGTCTTGCATTCTGGTTTGCATTCTTATTCTACAAATATTATGACCTAGTATGGCAACTTCTGCATAAATCCCTTGCTTTATTAATATTAGGCTTGATTTTCCTCGCAGTTACGCGATGGTTTGAGCAAAGGAACAGTAGGGACGTAGGAATGGTTCAAGAAAACTCCCATCAGGACTGTTTTTGGAGCGGTAAAATGCTAACGATTTTACTTATTATTGTAGTGCAAGTGGCATTTATGGGTTACCAGGTGGGGACAAGTGAACAAGCATTAGTTCACGGGAAACCAGTTAAGTTGGAACTTGTACCACTCGATCCGCGTTCCATCATGCAGGGCGATTATGTAATTCTTAATTATACAATTTCCCAGTTATTCGCTGAAAATGGTCAGCAATTCCCTGACTTTGTGATGGGAGAGGAATGGAGTCATGGTCAAACAGTACAAATTGTCTTAACACCAGATGAACAGGGAGTGCACCAGTTTAAAGAAATGTATGAAGGGCAAGAAATCGGGCCTATGGATGTTGTAATGAATGGTAAGTATCAGGGTTGGCGTTTTATTTACGGAATCGAGAACTATTATGTGCCAGAAGGTACTGGTGGAGAAGTGGAAAGAACGATGAAGTATGCGTATGTAAGAGTAGCGGCAAACGGGAATGCCATCATTGAACGTC